The Ficedula albicollis isolate OC2 chromosome 6, FicAlb1.5, whole genome shotgun sequence genome has a window encoding:
- the DNA2 gene encoding DNA replication ATP-dependent helicase/nuclease DNA2 yields the protein MAESFQKQVADTILRNGLNNRYRVLEVSVIQRNGSDPEKHLTITASPSLEDPELCILRNGWESVPVVPGDIVHLEGECSSGTWVINAQCGFLVLYPDLLLSGTTISNSIRCMRRAVLSERFRGSESGSCQMLVGTILHDIFQQSVTNNLTQEKVQELANKIVYGQKYLKEMYHLNLKQAQIMQEVEEYLPSFFKWAEDFMHNPANQNKMQLKLSNGGKTEDVSSKIEVVDILDIEENIWSPRFGLKGKIDVTARVKIHCQSGVQSRIMPLELKSGKESNSIEHRSQVILYTLLNLERRADPEAGFLLYLKTGTMYPVSGARMDRRELMKLRNHLAFYLTHSTHKSDVGRQNSQLAALPPVIDDSQACKYCSQMHNCFLYSRAVEQKMATVAFPPAMVPVIDRETQHLKPSHLEYFNLWYLMLTLELQSGEHKKGYKNIWMIPSLEREKAGDCVGNMIRVDEVHEISEGQYLHFFQRRNGAIPGTNLLVGDRVVVSGEEKGLLGLATGYVREVSATKVSCLLGRNLSNLPKNTVFRLDHDEGDVGTGVPFENLSKLMRDSPVSERLRNLIIDFQKPHFIQHLSSVLPPEAKETVANILKGLNKPQKQAMKQVLLSKDYTLIVGMPGTGKTTTICALVRILSACGFSVLLTSFTHTAVDNVLLKLAKFKVGFLRLGRAQKVHPDIQKYTEEEICRSRSIKSVADLEEIYNSQPVVATSCMGVNHPIFVRKQFDFCIVDEASQISQLICLGPLFCSKRFVLVGDHQQLPPLVLNAEARDLGMSESLFKRLEQNQNAVVQLTVQYRMNSKIMSLSNMLVYEGKLECGSEKVSNATVNLPNLKKLKLDLGDASKTWLKEVLDPDTPVCFLNTEKVPAPEHAEKGGISNVTEAKIVLFLTSLFIKAGCKPSDIGIISPYRHQLKTITDLMAKWKENRVEVNTVDKYQGRDKSIIIVSFVRNSMDENLGTLLKDWRRLNVAITRAKHKLVMVGCVPSLCCYPPLEKLLCHLQAQAMILNLPVGAHESIHKCSIL from the exons ATGGCCGAGAG TTTTCAGAAGCAAGTGGCTGATACGATCCTCAGGAATGGGCTGAACAACAGATACCGCGTGCTGGAAGTCAGTGTAATACAGAGAAATGGAAGCGACCCTGAGAAACACTTGACAATTACAGcgtctccctcactggaggaTCCAGAGCTGTGCATTCTCAGGAATGGCTG GGAGTCTGTCCCGGTTGTTCCAGGGGACATTGTTCACTTGGAAGGGGAGTGCAGCTCTGGCACGTGGGTCATCAATGCCCAGTGTGGATTCCTGGTGCTGTACCCAGACCTGCTGCTCTCGGGCACGACCATCTCAAACAGTATTCGCTGTATGAGGAGGGCAGTGCTGAGTGAACGCTTCAGG GGCTCCGAGTCGGGTTCGTGCCAAATGCTCGTCGGTACAATTCTTCATGACATTTTCCAGCAATCTGTGACCAATAACTTGACTCAAGAAAAGGTACAAGAGCTAGCAAATAAAATTGTGTACGGACAAAAGTATCTCAAAGAAAT gtacCATTTAAATCTGAAACAAGCACAGATAATGCAAGAAGTAGAAGAATATCTGCCATCATTTTTTAAGTGGGCAGAAGACTTCATGCACAATccagcaaaccaaaacaaaatgcaacTAAAACT gtCAAATGGTGGAAAAACAGAAGATGTATCTTCCAAGATAGAGGTTGTAGACATCTTGGACATTGAAGAGAATATCTGGTCTCCCaggtttgggttgaagggaaAGATTGATGTCACAGCCAGGGTGAAGATCCATTGCCAGTCTGGAGTACAGTCTCGGATAATGCCTTTAGAGCTCAAGTCTGGCAAGGAATCAAACTCCATAGAGCACAGAAGTCAG GTTATTCTGTACACACTGTTGAATTTAGAGCGGAGAGCAGATCCTGAAGCTGGATTTCTTCTGTATCTAAAAACTGGTACAATGTATCCTGTTTCTGGAGCTCGCATGGACCGCAGAG AATTAATGAAGTTAAGAAATCACTTGGCCTTCTACCTAACACACAGTACCCATAAATCTGATGTGGGAAGGCAGAATTCACAGCTTGCTGCTTTGCCTCCTGTGATTGATGACAGCCAAGCATGTAAATATTGCTCCCAAATGCACAACTGCTTTCTATAcagcag agctgtggagcAGAAGATGGCCACTGTGGCCTTTCCTCCTGCTATGGTGCCTGTCATTGACAGAGAGACCCAGCACCTGAAACCCTCTCACTTAGAGTATTTCAACCTCTGGTATCTGATGTTAACCTTGGAGCTGCAAAGTGGAGAGCACAAAAAGGGGTATAAAAATATATGGATGATACCTTCTTTGGAAAG AGAGAAGGCTGGAGATTGTGTTGGAAACATGATCAGAGTTGATGAAGTCCATGAAATTTCTGAGGGACAGTATCTACATTTTTTCCAGCGTAGAAATGGTGCCATACCTGGAACAAACCTGTTGGTTGGTGATCGAGTGGTTGTGAGTGGAGAGGAAAAGGGTTTACTTGGTTTGGCTACTGGCTATGTTAGAGAAGTCAGTGCAACAAAGGTCTCCTGTTTGTTGGGCAG GAATTTGTCAAACCTCCCCAAGAACACTGTATTTAGGTTGGATCATGATGAAGGAGATGTTGGTACAGGAGTCCCTTTTGAAAATCTTTCTAAATTGATGAGAGACTCCCCAGTCAG TGAAAGGCTCCGCAACTTGATCATTGACTTCCAGAAACCACATTTTATCCAGCACTTgagctctgtccttcctcctgAAGCAAAGGAAActgttgcaaatattttaaagg gtCTAAATAAGCCTCAGAAACAGGCAATGAAACAAGTGCTACTTTCCAAAGACTACACACTTATTGTGGGTATGCCTGGAACAGGAAAAACGACTACAATATGTGCTCTA GTGAGAATTCTTTCTGCTTGTGGCTTCAGTGTCCTCCTGACCAGTTTTACACACACGGCTGTAGACAATGTCCTGCTGAAGTTGGCCAAATTCAAAGTTGGTTTCTTGCGCTTGGGCCGAGCTCAGAAGGTTCATCCAGATATTCAGAAATATACAGAAGAAGAAATCTGCAGGTCCAGATCAATTAAGTCTGTGGCAGATTTGGAAGAGATCTATAATAGTCAg CCAGTGGTAGCAACGTCTTGCATGGGAGTAAATCACCCCATCTTTGTTCGGAAGCAATTTGACTTCTGTATTGTTGATGAAGCTTCCCAAATAAGCCAGCTCATCTGCCTGGGTCCACTGTTCTGCTCCAAAAGGTTTGTGCTGGTGGGGGATCACCAGCAGTTGCCTCCACTTGTGCTGAATGCAGAAGCAAG AGATCTTGGCATGAGTGAAAGCTTATTTAAAAGGctggaacaaaaccaaaatgctgtTGTCCAATTAACTGTGCAATACAGAATGAATAG TAAGATTATGTCATTGAGTAACATGCTGGTGTATGAAGGCAAACTGGAATGTGGCTCAGAGAAGGTGTCAAATGCCACTGTTAACTTGCCCAACCTAAAGAAATTGAAACTGGACCTTGGGGATGCCTCAAAGACCTGGCTGAAAGAAGTCCTTGATCCTGACACACCTGTGTGTTTTCTGAACACAGAGAAG gtcCCAGCACCAGAACATGCAGAAAAAGGTGGCATAAGCAATGTGACAGAAGCTAAAATAGTGCTTTTCCTCACATCCTTATTTATTAAG GCTGGCTGTAAGCCCTCAGACATTGGCATTATATCACCCTACAGACATCAGTTAAAAACAATCACTGATTTGATGGCAAAATGGAAGGAGAACAGAGTGGAAGTCAACACGGTCGACAAATATCAAGGAAGAGACAAAAGTATCATAATTGTGTCTTTTGTTAGGAACAGCATGGATGAAAAT CTTGGCACCCTGCTGAAGGACTGGCGCCGCCTGAACGTTGCTATCACCAGAGCCAAGCACAAGCTGGTCATGGTGGGCTGTGttccatccctgtgctgctaTCCTCCCTTGGAGAAGCTCCTCTGCCATTTGCAGGCCCAGGCAATG ATCTTGAATCTTCCAGTTGGGGCTCACGAAAGTATCCACAAGTGTAGCATCTTGTGA
- the SLC25A16 gene encoding graves disease carrier protein, with amino-acid sequence MMIRIFPYGAIQFMAFDQYKKVIKKQLGISGHVHRLMAGSMAVLEQRGLHSFMGCSTKKLRIGITAVICTYPLDMVRVRLAFQVKGEHKYMGIIHAFKMIYTKEGGFSGFYRGLMPTVVGMAPYAGFSFFTFGTLKSIGLAQAPNLLGRPSLDNPEVLVLKTHVNLLCGGIAGAIAQTISYPLDVTRRRMQLGAVLPDSEKCLTMVQTLKYVYQQHGVRRGLYRGLSLNYIRCIPSQAVAFTTYELMKQFLHLN; translated from the exons ATGATGATTAGAATCTTTCCATATGGAGCTATTCAGTTTATGGCATTTGACCAATATAAAAAG GTAATAAAGAAACAACTTGGGATTTCCGGGCATGTGCATCGATTAATGGCTGGATCCATGGCAG TGTTGGAACAGAGGGGTCTTCACAGTTTCATGGGATGCAGTACTAAGAAGTTGAGAATAG gtATTACAGCAGTGATTTGTACTTACCCTCTTGATATGGTTAGAGTTCGCCTGGCGTTCCAAGTAAAAGGGGAACACAAGTACATGGGAATTATCCATGCATTCAAGATGATTTACacaaag gaaGGTGGTTTTAGTGGATTCTACAGAGGGCTGATGCCAACTGTGGTGGGAATGGCACCATATGCGG gtttttcattttttacctTTGGTACCTTAAAGAGCATTGGACTTGCTCAAGCACCTAACTTGCTTGGACGGCCTTCATTAGATAACCCCGAAGTGTTAGTTTTGAAAACACATGTAAATCTGCTGTGTGGTGGCATAGCTGGAGCAATAGCTCAGACGATATC GTATCCCCTGGATGTAACTCGTAGGCGAATGCAGTTAGGAGCAGTTCTCCCAGACTCTGAAAAGTGCCT tacAATGGTGCAGACACTGAAATACGTGTATCAACAACACGGAGTACGAAGAGGACTGTACCGTGGCTTATCCTTGAATTACATTCGTTGTAtcccttcccaggctgtggcTTTTACCACATATGAACTTATGAAACAATTCCTGCACCTCAACTGA